In one window of Festucalex cinctus isolate MCC-2025b chromosome 14, RoL_Fcin_1.0, whole genome shotgun sequence DNA:
- the LOC144001513 gene encoding PDZ domain-containing protein 7-like isoform X1 — protein MAHSRREMTKGGGHLHVHNGGSHSYMLKRQQGHRRRSSSPMGRVILINSPVQGESRQNKLVDIRALPFGVLFSFSGGDDSEDIHTVTVDKTVDGRLGFSIRGGSEHGLGVFVSKVDDHSSAAQAGLAVGDKLVEVNGVSLESITMSSAVKVLTGNSRLRMVVRRVGKIPGIRYSKEKTTWVDLIHRRMVVEEGGHAPSEASSDSALRRIVHLFTTSDDYCLGFNIRGGREFGLGIYVSKLDPGGLAEQHGIKMGDQIMAANGVSFDDITHSDAVEVLKSHTHVMLTIREAGRYPAYKEMVAEYGWLDKFSNGSALASGSSQGSDSHSSASSGTPVSSLGGLSQLLFGSDMVDVSTEGSRDTADMATQMEASATHGRTVGATLLLKDTVIRGKGEVGGAGRGRHQGPKTKVLMALSRPRKPISRSQSHITVSEEQQQKKKVEKKTHSSEDKQAKLQRSKTFLSLFFKKDRKERSPAEDKGRDGMTSPRESHEGLKGEQSPLQHVEDVSNKLLSKDEAAAVIRHCQRFLSEKILEDLVRPLLAILDRPEKILLLREIRMLIPPSELGRFDSMVMPFEVHAYNLLKSPAVRSPVGRSPRSGTPRRQLVTPVPDFHGGFLLQPALRGSHMIDSMEGLTLSPSQVFRPLLDIPVDTPVDTFTSSSCSSSSSWSSNNLGGGERGRSPVRRTRRREASPDSTLRSHSQDFAEVGVPSPRRTRTPLKDVFERPPAVTLNGHSQMAQDYHVSTVTISKDKQSLGISVSGGIESRIQPVIKIEHIFPGGAASMNPGLKAGYELLRVDGESLQGVTHQHAVDAIRRSFGNKANDSMILVVKVPKEMPRPPA, from the exons ATGGCTCACTCCCGGAGGGAGATGACAAAAGGGGGCGGACACCTCCACGTCCACAACGGGGGGTCCCATAGTTACATGCTTAAGAGGCAACAAGGACACAGACGGAGGTCATCCTCACCTATGGGACGAGTCATCCTCATCAATTCTCCTGTACAGGGTGAGTCAAGGCAAAACAAGCTAGTTGACATCCGTGCACTACCATTTggtgtgttgttttctttttcaggaGGAGATGACAGTGAAGATATCCATAcggtgacagtggacaagacTGTGGATGGACGTCTTGGTTTCAGCATAAGAGGTGGATCTGAACATGGACTGGGTGTTTTTGTTAGTAAAGTGGATGACCACAGCTCAGCAG CTCAGGCCGGCCTGGCCGTTGGGGACAAACTTGTGGAGGTGAACGGCGTGAGTCTCGAAAGCATCACCATGAGCAGCGCCGTCAAGGTCCTGACCGGAAACAGCCGCCTGAGGATGGTGGTGAGGCGCGTGGGCAAGATCCCCGGCATACGCTACTCCAAGGAGAAGACCACGTG GGTGGACCTGATTCACAGGAGGATGGTGGTAGAGGAGGGCGGACACGCACCATCAGAGGCCAGCTCGGACAGCGCCCTCCGCAGGATAGTGCATCTCTTCACCACGTCTGACGATTACTGCCTGGGCTTCAACATCCGAGGAGGACGAGAGTTTGGACTGGGAATTTACGTCTCCAA GTTGGACCCAGGCGGGCTGGCGGAGCAGCACGGCATCAAAATGGGGGATCAGATCATGGCAGCCAATGGGGTCAgctttgatgacatcacacacaGCGACGCCGTGGAGGTCCTGAAGAGCCACACGCACGTCATGTTAACCATCAGG GAAGCTGGAAGATATCCTGCATATAAGGAGATGGTGGCAGAGTACGGCTGGCTGGACAAAT TTTCAAATGGGTCAGCGTTGGCATCGGGTTCTTCCCAAGGCTCCGACTCGCACTCGTCTGCATCGTCCGGCACCCCCGTGAGCTCCCTCGGTGGTCTCTCCCAGCTCCTCTTCGGCTCCGACATGGTGGACGTCTCCACCGAGGGCTCACGCGACACGGCGGACATGGCCACACAGATGGAGGCATCCGCCACACACGGCCGCACGGTCGGTGCCACGTTGCTCCTCAAGGACACGGTGATACGGGGGAAGGGAGAGGTGGGCGGGGCCGGGAGAGGACGGCACCAAGGTCCCAAGACCAAGGTCCTCATGGCCCTCAGTAGGCCTCGTAAGCCAATCAGTCGCTCCCAGAGTCACATCACCGTCTCAG AGGagcagcagcagaagaagaaaGTGGAAAAGAAGACGCACAGCTCAGAAGACAAGCAAGCCAAGCTGCAGCGCTCCAAAACTTTtctcagcctttttttcaagaaagATCGCAAAGAGAGGAGCCCGGCCGAAG ACAAGGGTCGTGATGGGATGACCTCCCCCAGAGAGTCCCATGAGGGCCTGAAAGGGGAGCAGTCGCCCTTGCAGCACGTCGAGGACGTGTCCAACAAGCTGCTGAGCAAGGACGAGGCGGCCGCTGTCATCAGGCATTGTCAGCGG TTTTTGTCCGAGAAGATTCTGGAAGATTTAGTGCGCCCCCTTTTGGCCATCTTGGACCGGCCAGAGAAGATTCTGCTTCTCCGAGAAATAAG GATGCTGATTCCTCCTAGTGAGTTGGGCCGTTTTGACAGCATGGTGATGCCTTTTGAAGTGCACGCCTACAATCTGCTCAAGAGTCCAGCTG TGCGTTCTCCAGTTGGACGCTCCCCTCGCAGCGGAACCCCTCGACGCCAGCTTGTAACTCCCGTCCCAG ACTTCCATGGCGGCTTCCTTCTCCAGCCGGCACTGAGGGGCTCTCACATGATTGACAGCATGGAGGGACTGACTTTGTCTCCATCACAGGTGTTCCGCCCCCTGCTGGACATACCTGTGGACACACCTGTGGACACTTTCACCTCCtcttcctgctcctcctcctcgtcctggtCCTCCAACAACCTTGGAGGAGGTGAGCGAGGAAGGTCACCcgtgaggaggacgaggaggagggaggCCAGTCCAGACTCCACTTTGAGGAGTCACTCGCAGGACTTCGCTGAAGTTGGTGTTCCGTCGCCGCGACGGACCAGGACCCCCCTGAAGGATGTTTTTGAGAGGCCCCCCGCAGTCACGCTTAACGGACACTCGCAGATGGCGCAAGACTACCACGTCTCCACGGTGACCATCTCCAAAGACAAACAGTCACTGG GTATTAGTGTGTCTGGAGGGATCGAGTCAAGAATTCAGCCTGTCATCAAAATTGAGCACATCTTCCCTGGAGGAGCCGCTTCAATGAATCCTGGTCTCAAG GCCGGCTACGAATTGCTGCGCGTGGATGGTGAGAGTTTGCAGGGTGTCACTCATCAGCACGCTGTCGACGCCATTCGCCGCTCGTTCGGCAACAAGGCCAACGACTCCATGATACTGGTGGTCAAGGTCCCCAAGGAGATGCCCCGCCCACCAGCCTGA
- the lzts2a gene encoding leucine zipper putative tumor suppressor 2a — translation MALVQALPVTDQPNPSVDVQQCQPRSSSHSPPASCNSATAMGSVSSLISGRTYQERHCRAASEFAAKQRRSTPATSCFRLQDNTLRSASSLEQLLVICNHTQEQPSQAQVLPPPLPTKKQPRPGNSATGGNAVTAGATASGVNNNLAYVSSSEVVVGDWNDNLVVTAVSPCSDSEDQRDNRTVNGNIGGPPPKLIPVSGQLEKNMEKVLIRPTAFKPVVPKNRHSVHYLSPRPGGCSLSESQGSLNLLLPLAASSSGSNVAGSSSSSSEEKRDSFGGGRNARSSRSCSMSDSGRNSLSSLPTHSSTGCSLAPSEGSSSGSAHPEPGQVLVRNTSGGMRTHGHSDSGRSSSSKSTGSGSLSGRGQPLSDSGSCGHSSPPVEGYEAVVRDLEEKLRERDMELQHLRENLDENEAAICQVYEEKQRRCEREMEDLRQNCASKMKQASQKAQRTQQVLQLQIFQLQQEKKKLQEDFSSLLQDRETLERRCATIQREQTQLGPRLEETKWEVCQKSGEISLLKQQLKEIQSELSQKSGDIVTLRAQLREARSELQASQARCQEAQAALRTRSLELEVCENELQRRKSEAELLREKVARLEDDTLRLRDALTAGGGKVQCIGLPLHQGRGLSGRGGASPCVYRDVEDAHVSWGGESDEAKALRQNAETLLGLRQQVDRLKGELMYERRTSEEQLSRFDDERRVWQEEKEKVIRYQKQLQQNYIQMYRRNRDLERVMRELSLELENRDIDDYEVHSGSNDIHFEEITATEI, via the exons ATGGCTCTGGTTCAGGCTCTTCCTGTCACTGACCAACCCAATCCCTCTGTCGACGTCCAGCAGTGCCAGCCTCGATCCTCCTCTCACTCCCCCCCAGCCTCCTGCAACTCGGCCACCGCTATGGGTTCCGTAAGCAGTCTCATATCGGGCCGGACGTACCAAGAGAGGCACTGCCGAGCGGCCAGCGAATTCGCGGCCAAGCAGCGGCGCTCCACGCCGGCTACCAGCTGCTTCCGCCTCCAGGATAACACCCTCCGCAGCGCGAGCTCTTTGGAGCAGCTGCTGGTTATCTGTAACCATACGCAAGAGCAACCCTCCCAAGCCCAGGTTCTACCTCCACCGTTGCCCACCAAGAAGCAGCCTCGACCCGGGAACTCTGCAACTGGTGGGAACGCCGTAACCGCCGGTGCTACAGCCAGTGGGGTTAATAATAACTTGGCATACGTGAGCAGCAGTGAGGTGGTCGTTGGAGACTGGAATGACAACCTGGTCGTGACAGCTGTCAGTCCCTGCAGCGACTCGGAGGACCAACGGGACAATAGGACTGTCAATGGCAATATAGGAGGACCTCCCCCCAAACTCATCCCAGTTTCCGGACAGCTTGAGAAG AACATGGAGAAAGTTCTGATCCGTCCAACAGCGTTCAAGCCAGTCGTTCCCAAGAATCGCCACTCAGTGCATTACCTGTCCCCGCGACCAGGTGGCTGCAGTCTGTCAGAGAGCCAGGGCagcctcaacctcctcctccccctcgcGGCCTCAAGCAGTGGCTCAAACGTGGCCGGCAGCAGCAGCTCCTCTTCGGAGGAGAAGCGTGACTCCTTCGGCGGTGGGCGCAACGCTCGCAGCAGCCGGTCTTGCTCCATGTCAGACTCCGGGAGGAACTCCCTCTCCAGCCTGCCCACCCACAGCAGCACAGGCTGCAGTTTGGCCCCCAGTGAGGGCTCCAGCTCCGGGTCGGCACACCCGGAGCCCGGGCAGGTTCTGGTCAGAAACACTTCGGGCGGAATGAGGACTCACGGTCACTCGGATAGTGGGCGTTCGTCATCCAGTAAGAGCACGGGCTCGGGGTCACTCAGCGGGCGCGGGCAGCCCTTGTCGGACAGCGGCTCGTGCGGCCACTCCTCGCCGCCTGTGGAGGGCTACGAGGCGGTGGTGAGGGACCTGGAGGAGAAGCTGAGGGAGCGCGACATGGAGCTTCAGCATCTGCGGGAAAATCTGGACGAGAATGAAGCCGCCATCTGCCAG GTGTACGAGGAGAAGCAGCGTCGCTGTGAAAGAGAGATGGAAGACCTGAGGCAGAACTGTGCCAGCAAGATGAAGCAGGCCTCTCAGAAGGCCCAGAGGACTCAGCAAGTTTTACAGTTACAG ATCTTTCAACTccagcaagagaaaaaaaagctgcaggAGGACTTCTCGTCCCTGCTGCAGGACAGGGAAACCTTGGAGCGGAGGTGCGCCACCATCCAGCGTGAGCAGACGCAGCTCGGACCACGGCTGGAGGAGACCAAGTGGGAG GTGTGCCAAAAGTCAGGAGAGATCTCCCTGCTCAAGCAACAGCTGAAGGAGATCCAGTCGGAGCTGAGCCAGAAATCCGGCGACATCGTGACGCTGCGGGCTCAGCTGAGAGAAGCCCGATCGGAGCTGCAGGCCAGCCAGGCTCGCTGCCAGGAGGCCCAGGCGGCCCTACGTACGCGCTCCCTCGAGCTGGAGGTGTGCGAGAACGAGCTGCAAAGGAGGAAGAGCGAAGCCGAGCTGCTGCGGGAGAAGGTGGCCCGCCTGGAGGACGACACGTTGCGCCTACGCGACGCTCTGACGGCCGGCGGTGGGAAGGTCCAGTGCATCGGCCTGCCCCTCCATCAGGGTCGGGGCCTGTCTGGGAGGGGGGGGGCTAGCCCCTGCGTGTATCGTGATGTGGAGGATGCTCATGTGTCTTGGGGAGGAGAGAGCGACGAAGCCAAGGCCCTCAGGCAGAATGCTGAAACTCTGCTGGGGCTCAGACAACAG GTGGACAGGCTGAAGGGTGAACTGATGTATGAGAGGAGGACGAGTGAGGAACAGCTGTCTCGATTCGACGATGAACGgagggtgtggcaggaggagaagGAAAAG GTCATCCGCTACCAGAAGCAGCTGCAGCAGAACTACATCCAGATGTACCGACGGAACCGCGACCTGGAGCGCGTGATGCGGGAGCTGAGCCTGGAGCTGGAAAACAGGGACATTGACGACTACGAGGTGCACAGCGGCAGCAACGACATCCACTTTGAGGAGATCACCGCCACCGAGATCTAA
- the LOC144001513 gene encoding PDZ domain-containing protein 7-like isoform X3, whose translation MAHSRREMTKGGGHLHVHNGGSHSYMLKRQQGHRRRSSSPMGRVILINSPVQGGDDSEDIHTVTVDKTVDGRLGFSIRGGSEHGLGVFVSKVDDHSSAAQAGLAVGDKLVEVNGVSLESITMSSAVKVLTGNSRLRMVVRRVGKIPGIRYSKEKTTWVDLIHRRMVVEEGGHAPSEASSDSALRRIVHLFTTSDDYCLGFNIRGGREFGLGIYVSKLDPGGLAEQHGIKMGDQIMAANGVSFDDITHSDAVEVLKSHTHVMLTIREAGRYPAYKEMVAEYGWLDKFSNGSALASGSSQGSDSHSSASSGTPVSSLGGLSQLLFGSDMVDVSTEGSRDTADMATQMEASATHGRTVGATLLLKDTVIRGKGEVGGAGRGRHQGPKTKVLMALSRPRKPISRSQSHITVSEEQQQKKKVEKKTHSSEDKQAKLQRSKTFLSLFFKKDRKERSPAEDKGRDGMTSPRESHEGLKGEQSPLQHVEDVSNKLLSKDEAAAVIRHCQRFLSEKILEDLVRPLLAILDRPEKILLLREIRMLIPPSELGRFDSMVMPFEVHAYNLLKSPAVRSPVGRSPRSGTPRRQLVTPVPDFHGGFLLQPALRGSHMIDSMEGLTLSPSQVFRPLLDIPVDTPVDTFTSSSCSSSSSWSSNNLGGGERGRSPVRRTRRREASPDSTLRSHSQDFAEVGVPSPRRTRTPLKDVFERPPAVTLNGHSQMAQDYHVSTVTISKDKQSLGISVSGGIESRIQPVIKIEHIFPGGAASMNPGLKAGYELLRVDGESLQGVTHQHAVDAIRRSFGNKANDSMILVVKVPKEMPRPPA comes from the exons ATGGCTCACTCCCGGAGGGAGATGACAAAAGGGGGCGGACACCTCCACGTCCACAACGGGGGGTCCCATAGTTACATGCTTAAGAGGCAACAAGGACACAGACGGAGGTCATCCTCACCTATGGGACGAGTCATCCTCATCAATTCTCCTGTACAGG gaGGAGATGACAGTGAAGATATCCATAcggtgacagtggacaagacTGTGGATGGACGTCTTGGTTTCAGCATAAGAGGTGGATCTGAACATGGACTGGGTGTTTTTGTTAGTAAAGTGGATGACCACAGCTCAGCAG CTCAGGCCGGCCTGGCCGTTGGGGACAAACTTGTGGAGGTGAACGGCGTGAGTCTCGAAAGCATCACCATGAGCAGCGCCGTCAAGGTCCTGACCGGAAACAGCCGCCTGAGGATGGTGGTGAGGCGCGTGGGCAAGATCCCCGGCATACGCTACTCCAAGGAGAAGACCACGTG GGTGGACCTGATTCACAGGAGGATGGTGGTAGAGGAGGGCGGACACGCACCATCAGAGGCCAGCTCGGACAGCGCCCTCCGCAGGATAGTGCATCTCTTCACCACGTCTGACGATTACTGCCTGGGCTTCAACATCCGAGGAGGACGAGAGTTTGGACTGGGAATTTACGTCTCCAA GTTGGACCCAGGCGGGCTGGCGGAGCAGCACGGCATCAAAATGGGGGATCAGATCATGGCAGCCAATGGGGTCAgctttgatgacatcacacacaGCGACGCCGTGGAGGTCCTGAAGAGCCACACGCACGTCATGTTAACCATCAGG GAAGCTGGAAGATATCCTGCATATAAGGAGATGGTGGCAGAGTACGGCTGGCTGGACAAAT TTTCAAATGGGTCAGCGTTGGCATCGGGTTCTTCCCAAGGCTCCGACTCGCACTCGTCTGCATCGTCCGGCACCCCCGTGAGCTCCCTCGGTGGTCTCTCCCAGCTCCTCTTCGGCTCCGACATGGTGGACGTCTCCACCGAGGGCTCACGCGACACGGCGGACATGGCCACACAGATGGAGGCATCCGCCACACACGGCCGCACGGTCGGTGCCACGTTGCTCCTCAAGGACACGGTGATACGGGGGAAGGGAGAGGTGGGCGGGGCCGGGAGAGGACGGCACCAAGGTCCCAAGACCAAGGTCCTCATGGCCCTCAGTAGGCCTCGTAAGCCAATCAGTCGCTCCCAGAGTCACATCACCGTCTCAG AGGagcagcagcagaagaagaaaGTGGAAAAGAAGACGCACAGCTCAGAAGACAAGCAAGCCAAGCTGCAGCGCTCCAAAACTTTtctcagcctttttttcaagaaagATCGCAAAGAGAGGAGCCCGGCCGAAG ACAAGGGTCGTGATGGGATGACCTCCCCCAGAGAGTCCCATGAGGGCCTGAAAGGGGAGCAGTCGCCCTTGCAGCACGTCGAGGACGTGTCCAACAAGCTGCTGAGCAAGGACGAGGCGGCCGCTGTCATCAGGCATTGTCAGCGG TTTTTGTCCGAGAAGATTCTGGAAGATTTAGTGCGCCCCCTTTTGGCCATCTTGGACCGGCCAGAGAAGATTCTGCTTCTCCGAGAAATAAG GATGCTGATTCCTCCTAGTGAGTTGGGCCGTTTTGACAGCATGGTGATGCCTTTTGAAGTGCACGCCTACAATCTGCTCAAGAGTCCAGCTG TGCGTTCTCCAGTTGGACGCTCCCCTCGCAGCGGAACCCCTCGACGCCAGCTTGTAACTCCCGTCCCAG ACTTCCATGGCGGCTTCCTTCTCCAGCCGGCACTGAGGGGCTCTCACATGATTGACAGCATGGAGGGACTGACTTTGTCTCCATCACAGGTGTTCCGCCCCCTGCTGGACATACCTGTGGACACACCTGTGGACACTTTCACCTCCtcttcctgctcctcctcctcgtcctggtCCTCCAACAACCTTGGAGGAGGTGAGCGAGGAAGGTCACCcgtgaggaggacgaggaggagggaggCCAGTCCAGACTCCACTTTGAGGAGTCACTCGCAGGACTTCGCTGAAGTTGGTGTTCCGTCGCCGCGACGGACCAGGACCCCCCTGAAGGATGTTTTTGAGAGGCCCCCCGCAGTCACGCTTAACGGACACTCGCAGATGGCGCAAGACTACCACGTCTCCACGGTGACCATCTCCAAAGACAAACAGTCACTGG GTATTAGTGTGTCTGGAGGGATCGAGTCAAGAATTCAGCCTGTCATCAAAATTGAGCACATCTTCCCTGGAGGAGCCGCTTCAATGAATCCTGGTCTCAAG GCCGGCTACGAATTGCTGCGCGTGGATGGTGAGAGTTTGCAGGGTGTCACTCATCAGCACGCTGTCGACGCCATTCGCCGCTCGTTCGGCAACAAGGCCAACGACTCCATGATACTGGTGGTCAAGGTCCCCAAGGAGATGCCCCGCCCACCAGCCTGA
- the LOC144001513 gene encoding PDZ domain-containing protein 7-like isoform X2, with amino-acid sequence MAHSRREMTKGGGHLHVHNGGSHSYMLKRQQGHRRRSSSPMGRVILINSPVQGESRQNKLVDIRALPFGVLFSFSGGDDSEDIHTVTVDKTVDGRLGFSIRGGSEHGLGVFVSKVDDHSSAAQAGLAVGDKLVEVNGVSLESITMSSAVKVLTGNSRLRMVVRRVGKIPGIRYSKEKTTWVDLIHRRMVVEEGGHAPSEASSDSALRRIVHLFTTSDDYCLGFNIRGGREFGLGIYVSKLDPGGLAEQHGIKMGDQIMAANGVSFDDITHSDAVEVLKSHTHVMLTIREAGRYPAYKEMVAEYGWLDKFSNGSALASGSSQGSDSHSSASSGTPVSSLGGLSQLLFGSDMVDVSTEGSRDTADMATQMEASATHGRTVGATLLLKDTVIRGKGEVGGAGRGRHQGPKTKVLMALSRPRKPISRSQSHITVSEEQQQKKKVEKKTHSSEDKQAKLQRSKTFLSLFFKKDRKERSPAEDKGRDGMTSPRESHEGLKGEQSPLQHVEDVSNKLLSKDEAAAVIRHCQRILEDLVRPLLAILDRPEKILLLREIRMLIPPSELGRFDSMVMPFEVHAYNLLKSPAVRSPVGRSPRSGTPRRQLVTPVPDFHGGFLLQPALRGSHMIDSMEGLTLSPSQVFRPLLDIPVDTPVDTFTSSSCSSSSSWSSNNLGGGERGRSPVRRTRRREASPDSTLRSHSQDFAEVGVPSPRRTRTPLKDVFERPPAVTLNGHSQMAQDYHVSTVTISKDKQSLGISVSGGIESRIQPVIKIEHIFPGGAASMNPGLKAGYELLRVDGESLQGVTHQHAVDAIRRSFGNKANDSMILVVKVPKEMPRPPA; translated from the exons ATGGCTCACTCCCGGAGGGAGATGACAAAAGGGGGCGGACACCTCCACGTCCACAACGGGGGGTCCCATAGTTACATGCTTAAGAGGCAACAAGGACACAGACGGAGGTCATCCTCACCTATGGGACGAGTCATCCTCATCAATTCTCCTGTACAGGGTGAGTCAAGGCAAAACAAGCTAGTTGACATCCGTGCACTACCATTTggtgtgttgttttctttttcaggaGGAGATGACAGTGAAGATATCCATAcggtgacagtggacaagacTGTGGATGGACGTCTTGGTTTCAGCATAAGAGGTGGATCTGAACATGGACTGGGTGTTTTTGTTAGTAAAGTGGATGACCACAGCTCAGCAG CTCAGGCCGGCCTGGCCGTTGGGGACAAACTTGTGGAGGTGAACGGCGTGAGTCTCGAAAGCATCACCATGAGCAGCGCCGTCAAGGTCCTGACCGGAAACAGCCGCCTGAGGATGGTGGTGAGGCGCGTGGGCAAGATCCCCGGCATACGCTACTCCAAGGAGAAGACCACGTG GGTGGACCTGATTCACAGGAGGATGGTGGTAGAGGAGGGCGGACACGCACCATCAGAGGCCAGCTCGGACAGCGCCCTCCGCAGGATAGTGCATCTCTTCACCACGTCTGACGATTACTGCCTGGGCTTCAACATCCGAGGAGGACGAGAGTTTGGACTGGGAATTTACGTCTCCAA GTTGGACCCAGGCGGGCTGGCGGAGCAGCACGGCATCAAAATGGGGGATCAGATCATGGCAGCCAATGGGGTCAgctttgatgacatcacacacaGCGACGCCGTGGAGGTCCTGAAGAGCCACACGCACGTCATGTTAACCATCAGG GAAGCTGGAAGATATCCTGCATATAAGGAGATGGTGGCAGAGTACGGCTGGCTGGACAAAT TTTCAAATGGGTCAGCGTTGGCATCGGGTTCTTCCCAAGGCTCCGACTCGCACTCGTCTGCATCGTCCGGCACCCCCGTGAGCTCCCTCGGTGGTCTCTCCCAGCTCCTCTTCGGCTCCGACATGGTGGACGTCTCCACCGAGGGCTCACGCGACACGGCGGACATGGCCACACAGATGGAGGCATCCGCCACACACGGCCGCACGGTCGGTGCCACGTTGCTCCTCAAGGACACGGTGATACGGGGGAAGGGAGAGGTGGGCGGGGCCGGGAGAGGACGGCACCAAGGTCCCAAGACCAAGGTCCTCATGGCCCTCAGTAGGCCTCGTAAGCCAATCAGTCGCTCCCAGAGTCACATCACCGTCTCAG AGGagcagcagcagaagaagaaaGTGGAAAAGAAGACGCACAGCTCAGAAGACAAGCAAGCCAAGCTGCAGCGCTCCAAAACTTTtctcagcctttttttcaagaaagATCGCAAAGAGAGGAGCCCGGCCGAAG ACAAGGGTCGTGATGGGATGACCTCCCCCAGAGAGTCCCATGAGGGCCTGAAAGGGGAGCAGTCGCCCTTGCAGCACGTCGAGGACGTGTCCAACAAGCTGCTGAGCAAGGACGAGGCGGCCGCTGTCATCAGGCATTGTCAGCGG ATTCTGGAAGATTTAGTGCGCCCCCTTTTGGCCATCTTGGACCGGCCAGAGAAGATTCTGCTTCTCCGAGAAATAAG GATGCTGATTCCTCCTAGTGAGTTGGGCCGTTTTGACAGCATGGTGATGCCTTTTGAAGTGCACGCCTACAATCTGCTCAAGAGTCCAGCTG TGCGTTCTCCAGTTGGACGCTCCCCTCGCAGCGGAACCCCTCGACGCCAGCTTGTAACTCCCGTCCCAG ACTTCCATGGCGGCTTCCTTCTCCAGCCGGCACTGAGGGGCTCTCACATGATTGACAGCATGGAGGGACTGACTTTGTCTCCATCACAGGTGTTCCGCCCCCTGCTGGACATACCTGTGGACACACCTGTGGACACTTTCACCTCCtcttcctgctcctcctcctcgtcctggtCCTCCAACAACCTTGGAGGAGGTGAGCGAGGAAGGTCACCcgtgaggaggacgaggaggagggaggCCAGTCCAGACTCCACTTTGAGGAGTCACTCGCAGGACTTCGCTGAAGTTGGTGTTCCGTCGCCGCGACGGACCAGGACCCCCCTGAAGGATGTTTTTGAGAGGCCCCCCGCAGTCACGCTTAACGGACACTCGCAGATGGCGCAAGACTACCACGTCTCCACGGTGACCATCTCCAAAGACAAACAGTCACTGG GTATTAGTGTGTCTGGAGGGATCGAGTCAAGAATTCAGCCTGTCATCAAAATTGAGCACATCTTCCCTGGAGGAGCCGCTTCAATGAATCCTGGTCTCAAG GCCGGCTACGAATTGCTGCGCGTGGATGGTGAGAGTTTGCAGGGTGTCACTCATCAGCACGCTGTCGACGCCATTCGCCGCTCGTTCGGCAACAAGGCCAACGACTCCATGATACTGGTGGTCAAGGTCCCCAAGGAGATGCCCCGCCCACCAGCCTGA